One window of Marinomonas primoryensis genomic DNA carries:
- the modF gene encoding molybdate ABC transporter ATP-binding protein ModF, translated as MSNSISLKKATVTFDERFTLTDIDWDITSNQHWVITGTNGSGKSALAAVLAGVGDIESGSISGLPKRVGLVSFEAQAELIAKELKKDDADIMDVISLGTPVHEMIFDRCQDPELAQKLVKKFGLSKLLDRAFRKLSTGETRKVMLIRALSSKPDLLILDEPFDGLDVDTLAMLQEHLASIINTVPMIMVLNRFDEMPDFITHVAYMDKDGSGKNGSNRGKLTLTIDRQDKAAFNELYQLLHLKTTDLNVPEADPANKLPELDPSQPLVKLKQATIKYGDTIIVDKLDWTIEQGQHWQLSGPNGSGKTCVLSLITGDHPQCYTNDIFVFGFQRGNGESIWQIKQFIGYVSTALQWEYRVSTSCKNVIISGFYDSIGMYSKSSDNQKKIADQWLALLGMTDRADQPFNKLSYGDQRLLLIARAMVKHPPLLILDEPCLGLDDMNRQLVLALIEKICEGKETTVLYVNHHAEDKIKGIENCLGLKKE; from the coding sequence ATGAGTAACTCAATCTCTTTAAAGAAAGCAACGGTGACGTTTGATGAGCGTTTTACCTTAACTGACATTGATTGGGATATTACATCAAACCAGCATTGGGTGATTACAGGAACCAATGGCTCTGGCAAATCAGCTCTCGCAGCAGTACTTGCAGGTGTAGGCGATATTGAGAGCGGTTCGATTTCAGGATTACCGAAAAGGGTAGGTTTGGTGTCTTTTGAAGCGCAAGCCGAACTGATTGCCAAAGAGCTGAAAAAAGACGACGCAGACATCATGGACGTCATTTCACTCGGCACGCCCGTTCATGAAATGATTTTCGATCGCTGCCAAGATCCAGAACTTGCTCAAAAACTGGTGAAAAAGTTCGGCTTAAGTAAATTACTCGACCGCGCATTTCGAAAACTCTCCACAGGCGAAACTCGAAAAGTCATGCTGATACGAGCGCTGTCCAGCAAACCGGACTTACTCATCCTCGACGAACCTTTTGATGGTTTAGACGTCGATACGCTCGCTATGTTACAAGAGCACCTTGCCTCTATTATTAATACCGTTCCTATGATTATGGTACTAAACCGTTTCGATGAAATGCCCGACTTCATCACGCATGTTGCCTACATGGATAAAGACGGTTCAGGTAAAAACGGTTCAAATAGAGGAAAGCTAACACTGACAATAGACCGTCAGGACAAAGCCGCCTTTAATGAGCTCTACCAACTACTGCATTTAAAAACCACCGATCTAAACGTGCCAGAGGCCGACCCAGCGAACAAGCTGCCCGAACTCGATCCGAGCCAGCCATTAGTCAAACTCAAACAAGCGACTATCAAATACGGCGACACGATCATTGTCGATAAATTGGACTGGACCATTGAACAAGGCCAGCATTGGCAACTCAGTGGTCCTAACGGCAGCGGTAAAACCTGCGTATTGTCGCTGATCACGGGCGACCACCCACAATGCTACACCAACGATATTTTTGTCTTCGGATTCCAACGCGGTAACGGCGAAAGCATCTGGCAGATCAAACAATTCATCGGTTACGTTTCCACTGCACTGCAATGGGAATATCGCGTTAGTACCAGCTGTAAAAACGTGATTATTTCCGGCTTTTACGACAGCATCGGCATGTACAGTAAATCGTCCGATAACCAGAAGAAAATCGCCGACCAATGGCTAGCACTACTCGGCATGACAGACCGCGCAGACCAACCCTTTAACAAGCTTTCCTACGGCGACCAGCGTTTGCTGCTCATTGCCCGCGCCATGGTCAAACACCCGCCATTATTGATTCTAGATGAACCTTGCCTCGGCCTAGACGACATGAACCGCCAACTGGTTTTAGCCTTGATCGAGAAAATATGTGAAGGCAAAGAAACAACGGTTCTGTACGTAAACCACCACGCGGAAGACAAGATCAAAGGGATAGAGAACTGCTTGGGGTTGAAAAAAGAATAA
- the ilvC gene encoding ketol-acid reductoisomerase: protein MANYFNTLPLREQLAQLAKCRFMDSSEFSDGVEALKGKKIVVIGCGAQGLNQGLNLRDSGLDVSYTLRAAAIAEKRQSWKNATENGFVVGTYQELIPTADVVLNLTPDKQHTPVVTEIMPLMKKDACLSYSHGFNIVEEGMKIREDLTVIMVAPKCPGSEVRAEYVRGFGVPTLIAVHEDNDPKGEGLALAKAYAVGTGGHKAGVLMSSFIAEVKSDLMGEQTILCGMLQTGSILCFDKMVEEGIDAGYASRLIQFGWETVTEALKYGGVTNMLDRLSNPAKIKAFDLSEELKLIMRPLYNKHQDDIISGHFSQTMMEDWANDDVNLLKWRADTAETNFEKTPAGDVEISEQEFFDNGILMVAMVKAGVELAFETMTAAGIVADSAYYESLHETPLIANTIARKKLYEMNATISDTAEYGCYLYNHACVPLLADFMKNIKTDVIGKGLSLEDNGVDNARLIEVNAALRSHPVEAIGGVLRGHMADMKKIV, encoded by the coding sequence ATGGCTAATTACTTCAATACTTTGCCGCTACGTGAGCAACTTGCTCAACTAGCGAAATGTCGTTTCATGGACAGCTCTGAATTTTCCGATGGCGTAGAAGCGCTTAAAGGCAAAAAAATTGTTGTTATCGGTTGTGGTGCTCAAGGTCTTAACCAAGGCTTGAACCTACGTGATTCTGGTCTAGACGTTTCTTACACTTTGCGTGCTGCTGCGATTGCTGAAAAACGCCAATCTTGGAAAAACGCGACTGAAAATGGTTTCGTTGTTGGTACTTACCAAGAACTTATCCCAACAGCTGACGTTGTATTGAACCTAACGCCTGATAAGCAGCACACACCGGTTGTGACTGAAATCATGCCGCTTATGAAGAAAGACGCTTGCCTATCTTACTCTCACGGTTTCAACATCGTAGAAGAAGGTATGAAAATCCGCGAAGATTTAACCGTCATCATGGTTGCGCCTAAGTGCCCAGGTTCTGAAGTTCGCGCTGAATACGTTCGTGGTTTTGGTGTTCCAACGCTTATCGCGGTTCATGAAGACAATGATCCTAAAGGCGAAGGCCTTGCACTAGCAAAAGCTTACGCGGTAGGTACTGGCGGTCATAAAGCAGGCGTTCTAATGTCTTCTTTCATCGCCGAAGTAAAATCTGACCTGATGGGCGAGCAAACTATCCTTTGTGGTATGTTGCAAACTGGTTCTATCCTTTGTTTCGACAAAATGGTTGAAGAAGGCATCGACGCAGGTTACGCGTCTCGTCTAATCCAATTCGGTTGGGAAACAGTGACAGAAGCATTGAAATACGGCGGCGTTACCAACATGCTAGATCGTCTTTCTAACCCAGCTAAGATCAAAGCATTCGATCTTTCTGAAGAACTTAAATTGATCATGCGTCCTTTGTACAACAAGCACCAAGACGACATCATCAGCGGCCACTTCTCACAAACTATGATGGAAGACTGGGCGAACGACGACGTAAACCTTCTTAAATGGCGTGCAGACACAGCAGAAACGAACTTTGAAAAAACACCGGCTGGTGATGTTGAAATCTCTGAACAAGAATTCTTCGACAACGGTATTTTGATGGTTGCTATGGTTAAAGCCGGCGTTGAGCTTGCTTTCGAAACCATGACCGCCGCTGGCATCGTGGCTGATTCTGCTTACTACGAGTCACTACACGAAACACCACTTATTGCGAACACAATCGCTCGTAAGAAATTGTACGAAATGAACGCGACAATCTCTGATACGGCTGAGTACGGTTGTTACCTATACAACCACGCTTGTGTTCCACTATTGGCTGACTTCATGAAAAACATCAAAACCGACGTAATTGGTAAAGGTCTTTCTCTAGAAGACAACGGCGTTGATAACGCTCGCTTGATCGAAGTAAACGCAGCACTACGCTCTCATCCAGTAGAAGCGATTGGTGGTGTTCTTCGTGGTCATATGGCTGACATGAAAAAAATCGTTTAA
- the ilvY gene encoding HTH-type transcriptional activator IlvY gives MNIRILKQFLALADALHFGRASDECHISISALSRNIRHLEDELGVALFNRDNRTVVLTQEGQKFLKYARDTSRQWNLIRHELTDNTDQLSGEISLYGSVTASYSFLYELLRRFRIAYPGIEIKLRTGDPEHAIAHILDGKEDITIAARPTNLPRGVAFKPIAISPLLFIAPLEQQVPNVPNRVPLAPQEWASIPMILSESGVSRTRVDEWFRQHGITPKIYAQVTGNEAIVSMVSLGFGIGVVPKIVLDNSPLKDRVQVLDVRPELEPYDIGLFALKKGLKNPMVEAFWSLMEEEG, from the coding sequence ATGAATATAAGAATCCTCAAACAATTTCTCGCTTTGGCTGATGCGCTGCATTTTGGGCGTGCCAGTGACGAGTGTCACATTAGTATTTCTGCGTTATCGCGGAACATTCGTCATTTAGAAGACGAACTGGGTGTCGCGCTGTTTAACCGCGACAATCGTACCGTGGTGCTAACGCAAGAAGGGCAAAAGTTCCTTAAGTACGCGCGCGATACCAGCCGCCAATGGAACTTGATCCGTCATGAATTGACAGATAATACGGACCAGCTTAGCGGCGAGATCAGTCTGTATGGCTCGGTCACGGCCAGTTACAGTTTTTTGTATGAGCTGTTGAGGCGTTTTCGTATTGCGTATCCAGGTATCGAGATCAAACTGCGTACTGGCGATCCAGAACACGCCATTGCGCATATTCTCGACGGAAAAGAAGACATTACCATTGCGGCTCGGCCAACCAATTTGCCGCGAGGTGTGGCATTTAAGCCGATCGCAATTTCTCCTTTGTTGTTTATCGCGCCACTGGAGCAGCAAGTGCCTAACGTGCCGAATCGTGTTCCTTTGGCTCCGCAAGAGTGGGCAAGTATTCCGATGATTTTGTCTGAAAGCGGTGTGTCGAGAACCCGCGTAGACGAGTGGTTTCGTCAGCATGGCATTACGCCAAAAATTTATGCTCAGGTGACAGGTAATGAGGCAATTGTGAGCATGGTGAGTTTGGGCTTTGGGATTGGTGTGGTGCCAAAAATCGTGCTTGATAACAGTCCGTTGAAGGACAGGGTGCAAGTGTTGGACGTTAGGCCAGAGCTTGAACCTTATGATATTGGTTTGTTTGCGCTGAAAAAGGGTTTAAAAAACCCGATGGTTGAGGCTTTTTGGAGTTTGATGGAAGAAGAGGGTTAA
- a CDS encoding Fe(3+) ABC transporter substrate-binding protein: protein MKRPTLKMPLHSFNKSASVLAVSLLTVSSLSVHASGEVNVYSARSEALIAPLLDAYSKENQVKVNLITGKADALLSRLKSEGSASPADVFITVDAGRLYRAKEAGVLQAFETDHLNAVIPEYLRDRDGYWYGLSQRARVIFYNPEKVSASSLSSYEDLADPKWKGQICIRSSSNIYNQSLVASMIDANGEAETLEWIKGLVANFARPPAGGDTDQLKAAAAGVCDIAVANTYYFGRLGLSSKAEDRAVYDKLAMFWPNQTKSDRGAHVNVSGIGITASSKNKENAQQLIEFLTNEQSQKWYANVNNEYPVVEGIAPPESLAVFGEFKSDTVSLSVLGENNRQAVKLMDQGGWK, encoded by the coding sequence ATGAAACGTCCAACATTAAAAATGCCACTTCATTCTTTCAATAAAAGCGCTTCTGTATTAGCTGTATCACTTTTAACCGTGAGCAGTTTGTCTGTACACGCAAGTGGTGAAGTAAACGTTTATTCCGCTCGTAGTGAAGCACTTATTGCTCCACTTCTAGACGCGTACTCAAAAGAAAACCAAGTAAAAGTAAACCTCATTACCGGTAAAGCTGATGCATTATTAAGTCGCTTAAAATCCGAAGGCAGCGCTAGCCCAGCCGACGTATTTATTACCGTTGATGCCGGACGTTTATATCGAGCAAAAGAGGCGGGCGTTCTTCAGGCCTTTGAAACCGACCATTTAAACGCCGTCATCCCTGAATACCTTCGTGATCGCGATGGTTATTGGTATGGTCTTTCTCAGCGCGCTCGCGTTATTTTTTATAACCCTGAAAAAGTATCTGCATCAAGTCTATCAAGCTACGAAGATTTAGCTGATCCTAAATGGAAAGGCCAAATTTGTATTCGCTCTTCCAGCAATATCTACAATCAATCTCTTGTCGCGTCTATGATCGATGCAAATGGCGAAGCTGAAACGCTCGAATGGATTAAAGGTCTCGTCGCTAACTTTGCCCGTCCACCAGCAGGCGGTGATACTGATCAACTAAAAGCAGCCGCGGCCGGCGTGTGTGATATTGCCGTCGCAAACACCTATTACTTTGGGCGCTTAGGTCTAAGCAGCAAAGCTGAAGACCGTGCGGTTTATGATAAATTAGCCATGTTTTGGCCTAACCAAACTAAAAGTGATCGTGGTGCACATGTGAACGTCAGCGGTATCGGCATAACAGCATCATCGAAAAACAAAGAAAACGCGCAGCAACTTATTGAGTTCCTAACCAATGAGCAAAGCCAAAAATGGTACGCGAACGTTAACAATGAATACCCTGTTGTTGAAGGTATTGCGCCGCCAGAAAGTCTAGCGGTGTTTGGTGAGTTCAAATCCGATACAGTTTCTTTGAGTGTATTGGGAGAGAACAACCGTCAAGCCGTCAAATTAATGGACCAAGGTGGTTGGAAATAA
- a CDS encoding sugar transporter, producing MISTLSSEDTVSRRIQYLRVFVLGFSAFIFNTTEFVPVGLLSDIAQSFSVSPAQVGWMLTVYAWVVALMSLPMMLLTRKLERKTLLIWLFSLFIVSHILSVVAWNFTVLLISRIGIAFAHALFWSITASIAIRVAPQGKHTFALSVLATGTGLAMVLGVPAGRIIGQLFGWRTTFAFIAIVALIIMLALYRLLPNLPSLFSGSLSKVPEVLRNRVLLGMYLFIFIIFSAHYTAYSYIEPFLSEIGLASGGFTTLILLLFGMAGIVGSILFGYFGEKLNSAMMILSVVAMSCCMATLYFVAANMSLLVVSVLFWGASIMIIGLSMQIRVLNVDPTASDIIMSLYSGIINLGIGAGALIGGQIIHYAGLANVGFMGALLSVCALAVVVSLLRRIKDAVV from the coding sequence ATGATATCAACTCTTTCTTCAGAGGATACGGTCTCTCGCCGCATTCAATACTTGCGTGTTTTTGTACTGGGTTTTAGCGCCTTTATTTTTAATACCACGGAGTTTGTTCCGGTTGGTTTGTTGTCAGATATTGCGCAGAGTTTCTCGGTGTCGCCTGCTCAAGTGGGTTGGATGTTGACAGTTTATGCTTGGGTTGTGGCTTTGATGTCACTGCCAATGATGCTGCTGACACGTAAGCTAGAGCGCAAAACCTTGTTAATATGGCTGTTTTCGTTGTTTATTGTCAGCCATATATTATCGGTGGTGGCGTGGAATTTTACAGTCTTATTAATCAGCCGGATTGGCATTGCGTTTGCTCACGCATTATTTTGGTCTATTACCGCGTCGATTGCGATTCGTGTTGCCCCGCAGGGTAAGCATACGTTTGCCTTGAGTGTACTGGCGACGGGAACGGGGCTTGCAATGGTATTGGGTGTGCCAGCAGGGCGTATTATTGGTCAACTTTTTGGCTGGCGTACTACGTTTGCCTTTATTGCCATTGTCGCTTTAATCATCATGTTGGCCCTGTATCGCTTGTTGCCGAATTTACCCAGTTTGTTTTCAGGTTCGTTGAGCAAAGTTCCAGAAGTGCTGCGCAATCGTGTCTTGCTTGGCATGTATCTGTTTATTTTCATTATTTTTTCGGCCCATTATACGGCTTACAGTTATATTGAACCGTTTCTAAGCGAGATTGGTCTGGCGAGTGGCGGTTTTACCACGCTGATTTTACTGTTGTTTGGTATGGCGGGCATTGTCGGTAGTATATTATTTGGCTACTTTGGCGAAAAATTGAACAGCGCGATGATGATTTTAAGCGTCGTGGCGATGTCTTGTTGTATGGCGACCTTGTATTTTGTGGCTGCAAATATGTCTTTGTTGGTGGTCAGCGTTTTGTTCTGGGGCGCATCAATCATGATTATTGGTTTAAGTATGCAGATCCGAGTATTGAATGTGGACCCGACGGCATCCGATATTATTATGTCTTTGTATTCCGGCATTATTAACCTTGGTATTGGAGCGGGGGCGCTGATTGGCGGTCAAATTATTCATTATGCCGGTTTGGCTAATGTTGGTTTTATGGGGGCTTTGCTTAGCGTGTGTGCGCTTGCGGTGGTGGTGTCTTTATTACGACGAATAAAGGACGCGGTTGTTTAG
- a CDS encoding GGDEF domain-containing protein, translated as MNKPSSIKKTGYKQLSLIKKLAILLLMAVVLFIGVGTLLQTRLEQTQLILNDLTFNTIPAMTNANQSAIKSSELFSALELLTSSNTPVERRIAELEVNKKLNETQEQANRVNYSQNEFRLLKTIQEEMNNLNLLIDTKLDIADQITKKQKGLSELQYQADSVYKENTGQTPLETTQKAKWKIAFLELITLAYRVEDTDRLDELKEIKHTIELKLSHLESIVEETLPTLEKQVSPLNTAITELLMSDQGLLNLQANHLKMIGRTRGREYFIRNLISDYSNVANQFSLNKNKYLKDKILALSNGVYTQETWFIGGFILLAVMICTILALYTHAIKRLRILTRKIRNMTTEPILSHSSKDEIDELFHAFDQFSDTINTQNQRLETLSLTDSLTNIANRRAFDRRLFYELSNDRTLQIDLSVVLIDVDFFKQYNDTYGHVSGDEALQKIAMMLSHTIQNSTNLIARYGGEEFVAILPNKTAKESNLVAQNIMQAIRLANIKHRMSEISDRITISIGIATRTKGESSDIDTLMKKADIALYYSKNQGRNQATHIDDIEEMKDN; from the coding sequence ATGAATAAACCGTCATCGATAAAAAAAACAGGCTATAAGCAATTAAGCTTGATTAAAAAATTGGCCATTTTATTACTAATGGCCGTTGTGCTTTTTATTGGTGTTGGCACTCTACTGCAAACAAGACTGGAGCAAACCCAGTTAATATTAAATGACTTAACCTTCAACACCATTCCTGCGATGACTAACGCAAATCAAAGCGCAATAAAGTCCAGTGAACTCTTTTCAGCCCTAGAATTATTAACGTCTTCTAATACGCCGGTAGAACGCAGAATTGCCGAGCTAGAGGTCAACAAAAAGCTCAATGAAACCCAAGAACAAGCTAACAGGGTCAACTACAGCCAAAATGAATTTCGTCTACTAAAAACCATTCAAGAGGAAATGAACAACCTCAACCTCCTCATTGATACTAAGCTCGACATAGCGGATCAAATCACCAAAAAGCAAAAAGGGCTGTCGGAATTACAGTACCAAGCCGATAGCGTGTACAAAGAAAATACCGGACAAACGCCCCTTGAAACAACACAAAAAGCCAAATGGAAAATTGCTTTCTTAGAGCTAATTACACTTGCCTACAGAGTAGAAGACACCGACAGACTGGATGAGCTAAAGGAAATAAAACACACTATTGAATTAAAGTTGAGCCATTTAGAATCTATCGTGGAAGAAACATTACCCACATTAGAAAAACAAGTATCACCATTAAATACTGCGATAACCGAGCTTCTAATGAGCGATCAGGGACTTCTTAATTTGCAGGCCAATCACCTTAAAATGATTGGCCGCACGCGAGGTAGAGAGTACTTCATTCGAAACTTAATCAGCGACTACAGCAACGTTGCAAATCAGTTCTCACTGAATAAAAACAAGTACTTGAAAGATAAAATATTAGCCCTCTCGAATGGCGTGTATACCCAAGAAACATGGTTTATTGGTGGCTTTATATTATTGGCGGTAATGATATGCACCATCTTGGCTCTTTATACCCATGCCATAAAGCGCCTTAGAATATTGACTCGAAAAATACGTAATATGACAACAGAGCCTATTCTCTCTCATTCCAGTAAGGATGAAATTGATGAACTGTTTCACGCTTTTGATCAATTTTCAGACACCATTAATACGCAAAACCAACGTCTCGAAACTCTGTCGCTAACAGACAGTCTCACCAACATCGCCAACCGACGTGCTTTCGATCGACGCTTATTCTACGAACTGTCTAATGACAGAACCCTCCAAATCGACCTATCGGTTGTGCTAATAGACGTTGATTTTTTCAAACAATACAACGACACCTATGGGCATGTTAGTGGGGATGAAGCCTTACAAAAAATCGCGATGATGCTAAGTCATACGATCCAAAACAGTACGAATTTGATTGCTCGTTATGGGGGTGAAGAGTTTGTCGCCATACTTCCAAACAAAACAGCGAAAGAGTCAAACCTTGTTGCACAAAATATAATGCAAGCCATAAGACTAGCGAACATAAAGCACAGGATGAGCGAGATCTCAGATAGAATTACAATCAGTATTGGCATTGCCACCAGAACAAAAGGAGAGTCCTCCGACATAGACACCCTGATGAAAAAAGCCGACATAGCGCTTTATTACTCAAAAAACCAAGGCCGAAACCAAGCAACGCATATTGATGATATAGAAGAGATGAAAGATAACTAA
- a CDS encoding bifunctional metallophosphatase/5'-nucleotidase, with the protein MNSMVFAEQRVTIVFDAEMPIVNDTKNGNYAQLASVIDQYRKIDANTFFIFGGESLGPSMLSTMDRGAHIIDILNSLQPSVMGISKRELSHQEDELILRTYEASFPIVSSNLYDPLTHRPPEGIQTHVILRKGTMKLGFISVLNPDTIVKYPTNRVEVTSPEKAIIKAVIELKAQGANLIVLHYSVFMPVFDRLLEQGTVNLTLYKDQDFEFSPYKAFPHHPHNIIIKDKKHAAVVQLTWQQGHPKESLKIQKTEIDLTSVSPKLSVLQQEREYAHRLNTLLSEVLGKTATPIDLRRKTLRTAENGFADLVADTLKQFTGAELSLINSGSLRSDAVFPENSILTRKDIRAMMPHRNTLKLIEVTGQKITAALEHGLSGIDSISGQYLQISGIKIKYDATRPAGTRLLLVTLNNKPLNPTKTYKVATLDYLLNGGDGYTMFINSKELNHQQNSNFTLSDLMAEKVQQLNVISPKTDGRILDISTMN; encoded by the coding sequence ATGAACAGCATGGTCTTTGCAGAGCAAAGAGTCACCATCGTTTTTGACGCTGAAATGCCCATAGTGAACGACACAAAAAATGGCAATTACGCTCAATTAGCAAGCGTTATAGATCAATATAGAAAAATAGATGCCAATACTTTTTTTATTTTTGGAGGTGAAAGCTTAGGGCCAAGTATGCTTTCGACAATGGACAGAGGCGCGCACATCATTGATATATTGAACAGCCTTCAGCCAAGCGTCATGGGCATCTCGAAACGCGAATTGAGCCACCAAGAAGATGAACTCATCTTACGCACTTACGAGGCATCGTTCCCTATTGTCTCAAGCAATCTATACGACCCTCTGACTCACCGCCCTCCTGAAGGGATACAAACACACGTCATATTAAGAAAAGGCACGATGAAGTTAGGCTTTATTTCGGTTCTAAACCCCGACACCATCGTTAAATACCCAACAAACAGAGTAGAAGTCACCTCGCCCGAAAAGGCCATTATCAAAGCCGTCATTGAATTAAAAGCACAAGGGGCTAATCTAATTGTCTTACATTACTCTGTTTTCATGCCTGTTTTTGACCGCCTATTGGAACAAGGGACGGTTAATCTAACGCTCTATAAAGATCAAGATTTTGAATTTAGCCCTTATAAAGCTTTTCCTCATCACCCACACAACATCATTATAAAAGACAAAAAGCATGCCGCTGTAGTTCAACTTACCTGGCAACAAGGCCACCCAAAAGAGAGTCTGAAAATACAAAAAACAGAGATCGACTTAACTTCTGTTTCACCCAAACTTTCTGTTTTACAACAAGAACGAGAATACGCTCATCGACTCAATACACTTCTTAGTGAAGTATTAGGCAAGACAGCAACACCTATTGATTTACGCAGAAAGACGCTACGCACCGCCGAAAATGGCTTTGCTGACCTAGTCGCGGACACACTAAAACAATTCACAGGCGCAGAACTCAGCTTAATTAATAGTGGTTCGCTGCGCAGCGATGCCGTTTTTCCAGAAAACTCAATACTGACAAGAAAAGACATTCGAGCCATGATGCCGCACCGTAATACGCTCAAACTAATAGAAGTAACAGGACAAAAAATAACGGCGGCGTTAGAGCATGGATTAAGCGGAATAGACTCAATAAGCGGGCAATATCTTCAAATTTCTGGCATTAAAATCAAATACGATGCGACACGCCCAGCCGGAACTCGCTTACTTTTAGTCACCTTGAACAATAAGCCACTAAACCCAACAAAGACTTACAAAGTCGCTACCCTAGATTACCTACTTAATGGTGGAGATGGGTATACTATGTTTATAAACAGCAAAGAGCTAAACCATCAACAAAACAGCAATTTCACGCTATCTGACTTAATGGCAGAAAAGGTTCAGCAACTAAACGTCATTTCACCAAAAACAGATGGGCGAATACTCGATATTTCAACGATGAACTAA
- a CDS encoding DNA alkylation repair protein: MPEPFKNLFNQHVINNMAEHFQRHWKEFDKAGFIATACDQLETLELKARSQQITEAMSQYLPSDFEKAGSILLASLAPEIDDSSSKINGSGISGWAIMPMGDYVGYHGLDHHDFSMTLLKAMTSRFTSEFSIRFFLLSAPEKTLASLKSWLLNDNRHVRRLISEGTRPRLPWAMQLPTFINDPSPVIELLEELKDDPEEYVRRSVANNLNDIAKDHPDLVADIAERWIQDADANRTKLIRHACRTLLKQGNNKVLTAFGYGKPQLENNALTLHSEQVVLNGNLEFTLDIESASDHEQTLMIDYIVHHQKKNGTTSPKVFKWKKATLAARSRLSMSKKHPFKIITTRVYYDGWHEVEIIINGQFIAKESFQLSGNPPLI; encoded by the coding sequence ATGCCAGAACCGTTTAAGAATCTTTTTAACCAGCACGTTATTAACAACATGGCGGAGCACTTTCAACGTCATTGGAAAGAATTTGATAAAGCAGGCTTTATCGCCACCGCGTGTGATCAGCTTGAGACATTGGAACTAAAGGCTCGATCGCAGCAAATTACCGAGGCCATGAGCCAGTATTTACCGAGTGACTTTGAAAAAGCAGGAAGTATTTTACTCGCCAGCTTGGCCCCAGAAATCGACGATTCAAGTTCAAAAATAAACGGTAGCGGTATTTCAGGCTGGGCGATTATGCCGATGGGCGATTACGTGGGATATCATGGTCTTGATCATCATGATTTTTCAATGACTTTATTAAAAGCGATGACAAGCCGATTTACGTCTGAATTTAGCATTCGGTTTTTTTTATTATCCGCACCAGAAAAAACACTCGCTTCACTCAAGAGTTGGCTCTTAAATGACAATAGACATGTACGGCGTTTGATCTCTGAAGGGACTCGCCCACGCTTGCCCTGGGCGATGCAGTTGCCGACGTTTATTAATGATCCTTCACCCGTCATTGAACTGCTTGAAGAACTAAAAGATGACCCAGAAGAATACGTACGTCGCTCTGTTGCCAATAATCTCAACGACATCGCTAAAGATCACCCTGATCTTGTGGCCGATATTGCTGAACGATGGATACAAGACGCCGATGCAAACCGCACAAAGCTCATTCGTCATGCTTGTCGAACGCTGCTTAAGCAAGGCAATAACAAGGTGTTAACCGCGTTTGGTTATGGTAAACCGCAACTAGAAAACAATGCACTGACACTACATTCTGAACAGGTTGTTTTGAATGGAAATCTAGAGTTTACCCTCGATATAGAATCCGCGAGCGATCATGAGCAAACCTTGATGATTGACTACATTGTTCATCATCAAAAGAAAAACGGCACAACCTCCCCCAAGGTGTTTAAATGGAAGAAAGCCACGTTAGCGGCTCGTAGTCGCCTCTCTATGTCAAAAAAGCACCCATTCAAAATCATCACAACGAGAGTTTATTACGACGGATGGCATGAGGTAGAAATCATTATTAATGGTCAATTTATCGCCAAGGAAAGCTTTCAATTATCAGGTAATCCCCCTCTAATATAA
- the cynS gene encoding cyanase gives MKKIDVTEAIFAIKKEKNLSWESIAEATGMTDVWITSACLGMNSCTEAVAEKLVTFLGLPAEAKSVLMEYPTKTWDQAIPQDPLIYRLYEVVGVYGPTLKEVIQEKFGDGIMSAIDFSMKVEKEEDPKGDRVVLTLNGKFLPYKSW, from the coding sequence ATGAAAAAAATTGATGTAACAGAAGCTATTTTCGCCATCAAAAAAGAGAAAAACTTGAGCTGGGAATCCATCGCTGAGGCGACAGGGATGACGGATGTTTGGATAACGTCCGCATGCTTAGGAATGAACAGCTGCACTGAAGCAGTGGCTGAAAAACTGGTGACCTTTTTAGGTCTACCAGCAGAAGCCAAATCCGTTTTAATGGAATACCCGACAAAAACGTGGGATCAAGCTATTCCACAAGATCCTTTGATTTATCGGTTATACGAAGTGGTTGGGGTTTACGGACCAACGTTGAAAGAAGTCATTCAAGAAAAATTCGGTGACGGCATCATGAGTGCGATCGATTTTTCCATGAAAGTAGAAAAAGAAGAAGACCCGAAAGGCGATCGTGTCGTTTTGACCTTGAACGGGAAGTTTTTGCCATATAAATCATGGTAG